In the Gammaproteobacteria bacterium genome, CTGTTTACGCCTTATCCCTACCTTCACCTAAGTTATCCCCAAGAGCTGTCGAGTGTAGAGCTACGTCGTACCCAACGGGTCACGGTTCAGATCATCTGTGCGGTGCAAAACAGTACAGTGCTCGCTAAAGAATCCCTCCCTGCGGTGATTCTCGACCTTAGTGTCGGTGGCGCCTTGTTGGAAGCCCCTCGACCACTGGGGATCGCGGGGGACGCCGTCGCCGTCGCTGCGCGTCTATCAATTGCTCAAGTGGAGCGCTATCTGTCGCTACCGGGGATCATTCGCACGGTTCAAACCGTGGAAGGTACGGGCAAAAATACACCGCCTCTATACCAGCATGGCATTGAGTTTCTGTCGATGACTCCTGATACCAGCCTGGTATTGCATGGGTTCGTCTACGAGCAGATCGTCACTTCTCTTACCGGTGCCATCTGACTTCCTGTTCAGCATTCTCCGAAACTTACCCATCTATCACGATGACAAATGGTGTTCGGTTCCTGCTTCATCGAGGCTGCCCAGGGAATGGCTTGGTTTTCGCCAGTAAGACTCCCCTTAGCGGGGAGTCTTACGCGGATTGCGCCGCAGCCGACAACTCCCCCAGGTCTCACGACCTCTCCACAGGCTCAAGATTCCGCAGAACTCACGGTACGTTGATATTGTTGACTATTCAGTTTGGTTTAGAGGGCGTCCGGCACAAAATATGCCTTAAGCTTGACAAACAAAAACTCTTCTATTGGATAGTATATTCTATTGATAGATTTATAGC is a window encoding:
- a CDS encoding hypothetical protein (Evidence 5 : Unknown function); amino-acid sequence: MSEGKAKVSSESSGEKSTGGTDNGLRLQVGDTLQMELLSDAGQSQQRYLVKVIGYVPARSILVTTPTAGNKVILMRVGQLMNVRLMGARRLIGFRATVLRTLFTPYPYLHLSYPQELSSVELRRTQRVTVQIICAVQNSTVLAKESLPAVILDLSVGGALLEAPRPLGIAGDAVAVAARLSIAQVERYLSLPGIIRTVQTVEGTGKNTPPLYQHGIEFLSMTPDTSLVLHGFVYEQIVTSLTGAI